In Mustela lutreola isolate mMusLut2 chromosome 1, mMusLut2.pri, whole genome shotgun sequence, one genomic interval encodes:
- the CSRP3 gene encoding cysteine and glycine-rich protein 3 has product MPNWGGGAKCGACEKTVYHAEEIQCNGRSFHKTCFHCMACRKALDSTTVAAHESEIYCKVCYGRRYGPKGIGYGQGAGCLSTDTGEHLGLQFQQSPKPARSATTSNPSKFTAKFGESEKCPRCGKSVYAAEKVMGGGKPWHKTCFRCAICGKSLESTNVTDKDGELYCKVCYAKNFGPTGIGFGGLTQQVEKKE; this is encoded by the exons ATGCCAAACTGGGGCGGAGGAGCAAAATGCGGCGCCTGCGAAAAGACAGTCTACCACGCAGAAGAAATCCAGTGCAACGGAAGGAGTTTCCACAAGACCTGCTTCCACTGCA TGGCCTGCAGAAAGGCTCTCGACAGCACCACGGTTGCAGCTCACGAGTCCGAGATCTACTGTAAGGTCTGCTATGGGCGCAGGTACGGCCCCAAGGGGATCGGGTACGGACAAGGCGCTGGCTGCCTCAGCACGGACACAGGCGAACATCTGGGCCTCCAGTTCCAACA GTCCCCAAAGCCTGCACGCTCAGCTACCACCAGCAACCCTTCCAAGTTCACCGCGAAGTTTGGAGAGTCAGAGAAGTGCCCCCGATGCGGAAAGTCAGTCTATGCTGCTGAGAAGGTGATGGGAGGTGGCAAG CCTTGGCACAAGACCTGCTTTCGCTGCGCCATCTGTGGGAAGAGTCTAGAGTCCACGAACGTCACTGACAAAGATGGGGAACTTTACTGCAAAG TTTGCTATGCCAAAAATTTTGGCCCTACAGGTATTGGGTTTGGAGGCCTCACACAACAAGTGGAGAAGAAAGAGTGA